One region of Lathamus discolor isolate bLatDis1 chromosome 2, bLatDis1.hap1, whole genome shotgun sequence genomic DNA includes:
- the C2H6orf62 gene encoding uncharacterized protein C6orf62 homolog codes for MGDPNSRKKQALNRLRAQLRKKKESLADQFDFKMYIAFVFKDKKKKSALFEVSEVIPVMTNNYEENILKGVRDSSYSLESSLELLQKDVVQLHAPRYQSMRRDVIGCTQEMDFILWPRNDIEKIVCLLFSRWKGSDEPFRPVQAKFEFHHGDYEKQFLHVLSRKDKTGIVVNNPNQSVFLFIDRQHLQTPKNKATIFKLCSICLYLPQEQLTHWTVGTIEDHLRPYMPE; via the exons ATGGGGGACCCAAACTCCCGGAAGAAACAAGCTCTGAACAGACTTCGTGCTCagcttagaaagaaaaaagaatctttaGCTGACCAGTTTGACTTCAAGATGTACATTGCCTTTGTGTTCAAAGACAAG aagaaaaagtcaGCGCTTTTTGAAGTGTCTGAAGTAATACCAGTCATGACCAataattatgaagaaaatatcCTGAAAGGTGTGCGGGATTCCAGCTATTCTTTGGAAAGTTCCTTAGAGCTTCTGCAGAAGGATGTAGTACAGCTTCATGCACCCCGCTACCAGTCTATGCGCAGG GATGTGATTGGCTGTACCCAGGAGATGGACTTCATTCTTTGGCCTCGTAATGATATTGAGAAGATAGTCTGTCTCCTGTTTTCTCGGTGGAAGGGATCTGATGAACCCTTTAGGCCTGTTCag GCCAAGTTTGAATTTCATCATGGTGACtatgaaaaacagtttctgcATGTTCTGAGCCGAAAGGACAAGACTGGAATTGTTGTCAACAACCCTAACCAGTCAGTGTTTCTCTTCATTGACAGACAGCACTTGCAG aCTCCAAAAAACAAAGCTACAATCTTCAAGTTATGCAGCATCTGCCTGTACCTGCCACAGGAGCAGCTCACTCACTGGACAGTTGGTACCATAGAGGATCACCTCCGTCCTTACATGCCAGAGTGA